In the genome of Cryptomeria japonica chromosome 8, Sugi_1.0, whole genome shotgun sequence, one region contains:
- the LOC131857647 gene encoding uncharacterized protein LOC131857647 — MDLGMDLSEAQKERILQLNQLDELRKSAMKNTIVVQQNHMKWHGKYIKTKKFHASDWALLYDSRYKENLSKLQTHWLGPYEIEQVFSNGTVKLETIDNAKFKLLVNGHHLHLYHKSNNKEEFPQQFKELQNPPVANIGDPLDSPSI, encoded by the coding sequence ATGGACCTGGGAATGGACCTATCAGAAGCACAAAAGGAAAGAATTCTACAACTCAATCAATTGGATGAATTAAGAAAGTCTGCTATGAAAAACACAATTGTAGTTCAACAAAATCATATGAAATGGCATGGTAAATATATCAAgacaaaaaaatttcatgcaaGTGACTGGGCTttattatatgattccagatataaagaaaacCTTAGCAAATTACAAACACATTGGCTTGGTCCATATGAAATTGAACAGGTATTTTCTAATGGCACGGTCAAGCTGGAAACTATTGATAATGCCAAATTCAAATTGTTAGTCAATGgccatcatcttcatctttatcatAAGTCCAATAATAAGGAGGAATTTCCACAACAATTTAAAGAACTTCAAAATCCTCCTGTAGCCAATATCGGTGATCCTCTGGATTCACCATCAATTTGA